Proteins encoded together in one uncultured Desulfosarcina sp. window:
- a CDS encoding acyl-CoA dehydrogenase family protein, with the protein MLHGHTMTSVPLLHALLTCPLGEIARPMDDFDVWQDVWETAGRDWAQPIERCVWGGLQCDRLAWAFFTAYQEAIRCLFPGLPATTICAMAITEAGGNHPRDIQTCLVPIARGYRLNGEKHFITGGIQAERLFVAASIGVEEGRNQIRMVQVGRDAAGLTVSAMPALPFIPEITHGTVLFKDVFVPSEQVMEGDGYTGMIKPFRTIEDLHVIGAVLGHLLGISRRFGWSAEIVEQVSLLIVAVCALACQDPMSPATHIAAGGLFRQFDALIAAVDPLLSGADAETARRWERDKPVLTVADRARKARLAAALRHYDI; encoded by the coding sequence ATGTTACATGGTCATACCATGACCTCGGTTCCTTTACTGCATGCCCTGCTGACCTGTCCGTTGGGAGAAATCGCCCGGCCCATGGACGACTTTGACGTCTGGCAAGATGTATGGGAAACTGCAGGTCGGGACTGGGCACAACCCATCGAGCGCTGTGTATGGGGAGGCTTGCAGTGTGACCGACTGGCCTGGGCCTTTTTTACCGCTTACCAGGAGGCGATTCGCTGCCTGTTTCCCGGTCTGCCGGCGACAACCATCTGCGCGATGGCCATCACCGAAGCCGGCGGCAACCATCCGCGGGACATTCAAACCTGTCTTGTGCCCATCGCCCGTGGGTACCGGCTAAACGGAGAAAAACACTTCATCACCGGCGGCATCCAAGCCGAACGGCTGTTCGTGGCGGCCTCCATCGGCGTAGAGGAAGGTCGAAACCAGATTCGCATGGTCCAGGTGGGCCGCGATGCTGCCGGTCTGACGGTTTCTGCTATGCCTGCCCTGCCCTTCATTCCCGAAATTACCCACGGCACCGTTCTTTTCAAGGATGTCTTTGTCCCGTCGGAGCAGGTGATGGAAGGGGACGGCTATACCGGCATGATCAAACCCTTTCGCACCATAGAGGATCTGCATGTGATCGGGGCAGTTCTGGGGCATCTTCTGGGAATTTCCCGGCGCTTCGGCTGGTCGGCGGAGATTGTCGAACAGGTGAGCCTGCTCATCGTCGCGGTGTGCGCCCTGGCTTGTCAGGATCCCATGTCACCGGCCACCCATATCGCCGCCGGCGGCCTTTTTCGACAATTCGATGCCTTAATTGCAGCAGTCGATCCGCTGTTGTCCGGTGCCGATGCTGAAACCGCCCGGCGGTGGGAGCGGGACAAACCGGTGTTAACCGTCGCCGACCGGGCTCGAAAAGCACGGCTGGCAGCAGCTCTGCGCCATTATGACATCTGA
- a CDS encoding sigma-70 family RNA polymerase sigma factor — MDTYDCFYRENKDRVYAYLLRITRDVQLAGDLTQESFARCLSSYGRNGSNRALLYTIARNAALDAVRKRREEALDDNEEIASAANPECQLMEKEAFGRMLEAIGKLNPVDRELISLLATEAFSYREIGKLLKISETNVKVRVHRARLRLKALLDAH; from the coding sequence GTGGATACTTACGACTGTTTCTACCGAGAAAACAAAGATCGCGTTTACGCCTATCTGCTGCGGATAACCAGGGACGTTCAACTCGCCGGGGATCTGACCCAGGAGAGCTTTGCCCGCTGCCTCTCCAGCTACGGGCGCAATGGCAGCAACCGTGCCCTTTTGTACACCATCGCCCGCAATGCAGCCCTGGATGCGGTCCGCAAGCGGCGCGAGGAGGCCTTGGACGACAACGAAGAGATCGCTTCGGCGGCCAATCCGGAGTGTCAGTTGATGGAAAAGGAGGCCTTCGGGCGAATGCTCGAGGCCATCGGAAAGCTTAATCCGGTAGATCGCGAGTTGATCTCCTTGCTGGCCACCGAAGCCTTTTCTTATCGGGAGATCGGCAAGCTGCTCAAGATCAGTGAGACCAATGTGAAAGTGCGCGTTCACCGGGCGCGGCTGAGGCTGAAGGCGCTTCTTGATGCCCATTGA
- a CDS encoding TetR/AcrR family transcriptional regulator: protein MPSTLEKARKNPDSNKARILTAARKLFGEYGFQGTTTRMIAKKVGIDISTLYYHWGEKADLYEAVITDLNEGIEEQFAVIERRSRGKSLADRLDIAIEVMCDYLHESPEISNLLLLGYFSNSKTEVSLDEKVAGHIANIAIAMRLADDREHVSPRAKARIMILWNAVLNFISGESFFRPILEVEQSEYLDVVKETLKDLLIPAFTVSTKTAAPATPESD, encoded by the coding sequence ATGCCCTCTACCCTTGAAAAAGCCAGAAAGAATCCGGACTCCAACAAGGCGCGGATTCTAACCGCCGCCAGAAAGCTGTTCGGCGAATACGGCTTTCAGGGGACGACGACCCGCATGATCGCCAAAAAGGTCGGCATCGATATTTCCACCCTCTATTACCACTGGGGGGAAAAGGCCGATCTGTACGAGGCGGTGATCACCGACCTGAACGAAGGCATCGAAGAACAGTTCGCCGTCATCGAACGCCGGTCCAGAGGCAAGAGCCTGGCCGATCGCCTGGACATTGCCATCGAGGTCATGTGCGACTATCTGCACGAATCCCCCGAAATCTCCAACCTGCTGCTGCTGGGCTATTTCAGCAATTCGAAAACCGAAGTCAGTTTGGACGAAAAGGTGGCCGGGCACATCGCCAACATCGCCATTGCCATGCGGCTGGCCGACGACAGGGAGCACGTCAGCCCCCGGGCCAAAGCGCGCATCATGATCCTGTGGAACGCCGTGCTGAACTTCATCTCCGGGGAAAGCTTCTTTCGGCCCATTTTGGAAGTGGAGCAATCCGAATATCTGGACGTTGTTAAAGAAACGTTGAAAGACCTGCTGATTCCGGCGTTTACCGTCAGCACGAAAACCGCGGCACCGGCAACACCCGAAAGCGATTGA
- a CDS encoding glycogen-binding domain-containing protein: MMDYLSSMYIDNEMNLDEKRQFVEKVRSDRSFYVQTLELLKQEQELRKMPAMPAMAAATPWRPPFRAVLVRLLKPLGVAAAGFTAAVLLLFSGLQNPSPTVCRNRFVLYEPSAQQVELAGSFTGWQRLSMLPVGNSGYWELNLPIPSGEYRFAYILDGDRQMADPTLSTSEKDDFGGVNSILTVEDRV; the protein is encoded by the coding sequence ATGATGGACTATCTTTCCAGCATGTATATCGACAACGAGATGAACTTGGACGAAAAACGGCAGTTCGTGGAAAAGGTCCGCTCGGACCGATCCTTTTACGTTCAGACCCTGGAACTGCTGAAACAGGAACAGGAACTGCGGAAAATGCCTGCAATGCCGGCAATGGCAGCGGCAACCCCATGGCGGCCGCCGTTTCGGGCCGTTTTGGTCCGTCTGCTCAAACCTTTAGGGGTTGCCGCCGCCGGCTTCACCGCCGCCGTGCTCCTGCTTTTCAGCGGATTGCAGAATCCCTCGCCAACGGTCTGCCGCAATCGTTTCGTCCTATACGAACCATCGGCTCAGCAGGTGGAACTGGCCGGATCGTTTACCGGCTGGCAGCGGTTGTCAATGCTGCCTGTCGGTAATAGCGGTTACTGGGAACTCAACTTGCCAATACCTTCCGGAGAATACCGTTTCGCTTATATCCTGGACGGTGACCGGCAGATGGCAGATCCCACCCTGTCGACAAGCGAGAAAGACGATTTCGGCGGTGTGAATTCAATCCTGACCGTGGAGGACCGGGTATGA
- a CDS encoding SCP2 sterol-binding domain-containing protein → MADQLVYLSGEWRDEAEKRLKAELEPEKMKRITSSMSNIYTKCPDGKDRYLFFGFRDGRLETLSVGEGEPPEAEFRITGAYDTFARISRAELGSQRALMTGKLKLKGNMVKALKLASIADRLNKVLATIPASY, encoded by the coding sequence ATGGCAGACCAACTAGTCTATCTGAGCGGCGAATGGCGTGACGAAGCCGAAAAGCGGCTCAAGGCGGAACTGGAACCGGAAAAAATGAAGCGCATCACTTCGTCCATGTCCAACATCTACACCAAATGCCCGGACGGCAAGGACCGCTATCTCTTTTTCGGATTCCGTGACGGCCGTCTGGAGACCCTTTCCGTCGGGGAAGGCGAACCGCCGGAAGCGGAATTCCGGATTACCGGCGCCTACGACACCTTCGCCCGCATATCAAGAGCGGAACTCGGTTCCCAGCGGGCGCTGATGACCGGCAAGCTCAAGCTGAAAGGCAACATGGTCAAGGCCCTCAAGCTGGCCTCCATCGCCGACCGGCTCAACAAGGTCCTCGCCACCATCCCTGCATCCTATTGA
- a CDS encoding rhomboid family intramembrane serine protease: MTPLFHNLDREEAHIYSLVLKSADIGNRVVAAGGGYRIDVPEPFLDAARDAVERYREENPPSEEQDIFARGPVIRKNLSGVFVAVLLLSIHLAVMSSSAPEDYVDVFGAQARRIQSGEIYRCVTALLLHADDAHLAGNMVAAALFGGAVCAVTGSGVGWLMILFCGVAGNFINAMIVPPGHLSIGASTAVFGAVGILCTLQAVRSVLFGRGWKKAVAAIGAGMALLAFLGSSARSDLGAHLFGFVCGLPMGGLCQLWIEDRVGKKGQILCGVLAATILIVAWLKGVWSS, encoded by the coding sequence ATGACGCCTCTTTTCCACAATCTCGACCGGGAGGAGGCCCATATCTACAGCCTCGTCCTCAAATCGGCCGACATCGGCAACCGGGTGGTGGCCGCCGGGGGAGGCTACCGCATCGATGTCCCCGAGCCCTTTCTCGATGCGGCCAGGGATGCCGTCGAGCGGTATCGGGAGGAAAATCCACCCTCTGAAGAGCAGGATATTTTTGCCCGCGGTCCTGTCATACGCAAAAATCTATCCGGCGTCTTTGTGGCCGTTTTGCTGCTCAGCATCCATCTGGCTGTGATGTCCAGTTCCGCTCCCGAGGACTATGTGGACGTATTCGGCGCTCAGGCCCGGCGCATTCAATCCGGCGAAATCTATCGGTGCGTCACGGCCTTGCTGCTGCATGCCGATGATGCCCATCTTGCCGGCAACATGGTTGCCGCGGCGCTTTTTGGCGGTGCCGTCTGCGCCGTCACCGGCAGCGGCGTCGGGTGGCTGATGATTCTGTTTTGCGGCGTGGCCGGCAATTTCATCAACGCCATGATAGTTCCCCCCGGTCATCTTTCCATCGGTGCCTCCACGGCCGTTTTTGGCGCCGTCGGGATTCTTTGCACCCTGCAGGCGGTGCGGTCTGTGTTATTCGGCAGAGGCTGGAAAAAGGCTGTGGCGGCCATAGGGGCCGGCATGGCTTTGCTGGCTTTTCTGGGTTCCAGTGCCAGGAGCGATTTAGGCGCCCATCTTTTCGGTTTTGTCTGCGGTCTGCCGATGGGAGGGCTTTGCCAACTGTGGATCGAGGACCGGGTGGGAAAAAAAGGGCAGATTCTGTGCGGCGTCCTGGCGGCGACCATACTGATCGTCGCCTGGCTCAAGGGCGTCTGGTCGTCCTGA
- a CDS encoding ABC transporter permease: protein MKPWIAFWNILAKDMRTYYLKPPNISWGIIFPLAWTGMFFIKTGSGLERIATILPGVVAVSILFGTTSMLAVTVTFEKKNRSFERLLLAPIPLEILMLAKTSGAIIMGSLNAFVPIAMALFLTDLSSVFWGAFIPAVLMIAVASTFLGLFIAVAVSEVFEAQTFSNFFRFPMIFLCGLFFPIERLPMLLKPLAYVFPLTYGVDVLHGAVHGQHLMPFALDLVILGGFCVGLFALSLYNIKKRWIK, encoded by the coding sequence ATGAAGCCCTGGATCGCTTTCTGGAATATCCTGGCCAAGGACATGCGAACCTATTACCTGAAACCGCCCAACATCAGCTGGGGGATCATCTTCCCCCTGGCGTGGACGGGAATGTTTTTCATCAAAACCGGAAGCGGGCTGGAACGGATCGCCACGATCCTGCCCGGAGTGGTGGCGGTATCCATTCTTTTCGGCACCACCTCCATGCTGGCCGTAACGGTCACCTTCGAGAAGAAAAACCGTTCCTTCGAACGCCTGCTGCTGGCACCCATTCCCCTGGAAATTCTCATGCTGGCCAAGACCAGCGGTGCCATCATCATGGGATCGCTCAACGCTTTCGTGCCCATCGCCATGGCGCTTTTTCTCACCGATCTTTCCAGCGTTTTCTGGGGTGCCTTTATCCCTGCCGTCCTGATGATCGCGGTGGCTTCCACTTTTCTGGGCCTTTTCATCGCCGTTGCGGTCAGCGAGGTGTTCGAGGCCCAGACGTTTTCCAACTTTTTCCGGTTCCCCATGATTTTTCTGTGCGGACTCTTTTTCCCCATCGAACGGCTGCCCATGCTGCTCAAACCCCTGGCCTATGTTTTCCCTTTGACCTACGGGGTCGATGTCCTTCACGGGGCCGTGCACGGGCAACATCTCATGCCTTTTGCCCTGGATCTGGTGATTCTCGGCGGATTTTGTGTGGGATTGTTTGCGCTGAGTTTGTATAATATCAAGAAGCGCTGGATTAAATAG
- a CDS encoding M24 family metallopeptidase — translation MNPNNDPYYIDFPGRIQAIQEAMANENIDVYLGSRLRTLSWTLDAFCPWRSFVVIPARGLPTAFTFVIDAARVADDSWLDEDHVLGFAPMGGQDQIEQISDCILEHLKGGNGRVGIESGMSNYLPEGNLTHYEYQQFQAALSDVELVNAHTIVDRLALIKDTDTINRFREASRIVDVGHQAVFEALSNGGYKDMTETEIAGLAGYAMRKAGSEWEWSFTGGNEIASGYRTGYMGGACTPATRKRIAPGEPLMVDIHAMFKLGLGDHSHNYFIGSATDRQWWHANNFIDIVKLTLKTYRPGITPSQLAEEMMDFAESREFADYMVPGFEHGIGLMGDEWRIGLNDGPFPYWTNPDHVYRENEVLICAMQYACPEEEIGFRYENPIVLTPSGCEAMSRYPLGVEVIV, via the coding sequence ATGAATCCGAACAACGATCCCTACTATATCGATTTTCCCGGACGCATCCAGGCCATCCAGGAGGCCATGGCCAATGAAAACATCGACGTCTACTTAGGCTCGCGCCTGCGGACCCTTTCCTGGACCCTGGACGCTTTCTGCCCCTGGCGCAGTTTCGTGGTGATCCCGGCCCGGGGGCTGCCCACGGCCTTCACCTTCGTTATCGACGCCGCCCGGGTGGCCGACGATTCCTGGCTGGATGAAGACCATGTTTTGGGATTTGCCCCCATGGGCGGACAGGACCAGATCGAACAGATATCCGACTGCATCCTGGAGCATCTGAAAGGCGGCAACGGCCGTGTGGGCATTGAAAGCGGCATGTCCAATTACCTGCCCGAGGGCAACCTCACCCACTATGAATACCAGCAGTTCCAAGCCGCCCTGTCCGACGTCGAACTGGTCAACGCCCACACCATTGTCGACCGGTTGGCCCTGATCAAAGATACCGACACCATCAACCGGTTTCGCGAAGCCTCGCGCATCGTCGATGTGGGTCACCAGGCGGTTTTCGAGGCCCTTTCCAATGGTGGCTACAAGGACATGACCGAAACGGAAATCGCCGGTCTGGCAGGCTATGCCATGCGCAAGGCGGGCAGCGAATGGGAATGGTCCTTTACCGGCGGCAACGAAATCGCCAGCGGGTATCGCACCGGTTACATGGGAGGCGCCTGCACGCCGGCCACCCGCAAACGCATCGCCCCCGGCGAACCGCTGATGGTGGACATTCACGCCATGTTCAAACTGGGGTTGGGCGATCACAGCCACAACTATTTCATCGGTAGCGCAACGGACCGTCAGTGGTGGCATGCCAACAATTTCATCGACATCGTCAAGCTGACCCTTAAAACCTACCGTCCGGGAATCACCCCGTCCCAACTGGCCGAAGAAATGATGGACTTTGCCGAGTCGCGCGAGTTTGCCGACTACATGGTTCCCGGCTTCGAGCACGGCATCGGACTGATGGGAGACGAGTGGCGCATCGGCTTAAATGACGGCCCCTTTCCCTACTGGACCAATCCGGACCACGTCTATCGGGAAAATGAAGTCCTGATCTGCGCCATGCAGTATGCCTGTCCTGAAGAGGAGATCGGTTTCCGCTACGAAAATCCCATTGTCCTGACGCCCTCGGGCTGCGAAGCCATGTCCCGGTATCCGCTGGGGGTTGAGGTCATCGTCTAG
- a CDS encoding TetR/AcrR family transcriptional regulator: MKPKIENDIIFAAALEIFARYGFRKTTVEDIADRLNMTKGNLYRYAKNKRDLYEKTVSWALLRWQANVRRAIAEESEVENQFLVMCRSAVTYLATDPDLRQVLAADPDIFPMFPGNDPYAKINAASMEMIKTLLKRGIRLGRFRTVDIDMAAETVFGIYKMMIIRAYIRNEEKRLEQMFEQALELMTHGLLVAEDT; encoded by the coding sequence ATGAAGCCGAAAATCGAAAACGACATCATTTTTGCCGCCGCCCTGGAGATTTTCGCCCGCTACGGGTTCAGGAAAACAACCGTTGAGGACATCGCCGACCGGTTGAACATGACCAAGGGCAATCTCTACCGCTATGCGAAAAACAAGCGGGATCTTTACGAAAAAACAGTTTCCTGGGCCCTGTTACGCTGGCAGGCCAACGTCCGCCGCGCCATCGCCGAAGAATCCGAGGTGGAAAATCAATTCCTGGTGATGTGCCGCAGTGCGGTGACATACCTGGCCACCGATCCCGATCTCAGGCAGGTACTGGCGGCTGACCCGGATATTTTTCCCATGTTCCCCGGCAACGATCCCTATGCGAAAATCAACGCCGCTTCCATGGAGATGATCAAGACCCTGTTGAAGCGGGGCATCCGGCTCGGGCGTTTTCGAACGGTGGATATAGACATGGCGGCGGAAACCGTTTTCGGCATCTATAAAATGATGATCATCCGGGCATACATCCGCAACGAGGAAAAACGCCTGGAGCAAATGTTCGAACAGGCCCTGGAACTGATGACCCACGGCCTGCTGGTGGCTGAAGACACATAA
- a CDS encoding phage holin family protein, with amino-acid sequence MKGIAVRWLFLSFAIFMAAYMVDGIRVSGLPAAVMAAAVLGILNAFFRPILFILTLPLNILTLGLFTFAINAILLMMASGVIGGFDVDGFGSALLGSLFISLVSWLLTMFISERGTVQYIDLKHKGGNRWEP; translated from the coding sequence GTGAAAGGAATCGCCGTCAGGTGGCTGTTTTTGTCGTTCGCCATTTTCATGGCCGCATACATGGTTGATGGCATTCGCGTATCCGGATTGCCCGCGGCCGTTATGGCTGCCGCGGTTCTGGGCATCCTGAACGCCTTTTTCCGTCCGATCCTGTTTATTCTCACCCTCCCTTTGAACATTCTCACTTTAGGGTTGTTCACCTTTGCCATCAACGCTATCCTTTTAATGATGGCATCCGGCGTTATCGGCGGGTTCGATGTGGATGGCTTCGGAAGCGCCCTGCTGGGCTCCCTTTTCATCAGCCTTGTGAGTTGGCTGCTCACCATGTTTATCAGCGAACGGGGAACAGTGCAGTACATCGACCTGAAGCATAAAGGGGGCAACCGCTGGGAACCCTAG
- a CDS encoding ABC transporter ATP-binding protein: protein MNPENGIAIAVTGLAKRFDDVAAVAGVDFEVRSGELFGFLGPNGAGKTTTINMLTGLARPDAGSIRIGGIDCSGNPRAAQHLVGVVPDESNLYPELTGYENLCFCAALYGLAKREREERARGLLEDFGLTRAADRKFAGYSKGMKRKLTIAAGIIHRPDILFLDEPTTGIDVASARQLRQLVSDLHRKGTTIFLTTHYIEEAERLCDRIAFIVEGRIVRIATVADLIQPLQAKQNLQLACANPVDRIPAEIGSRFPDFEFSLTKKGCIRVASDGPIGVGPLVRFLEDSGNVVTEARRLRPSLEDVFMQITGLEADVMRKEKEKGGKRK from the coding sequence ATGAATCCTGAAAACGGAATCGCCATCGCGGTAACGGGGCTGGCCAAACGCTTCGACGATGTTGCGGCGGTTGCAGGTGTGGATTTTGAAGTGCGGTCGGGTGAACTTTTCGGTTTTCTCGGTCCCAATGGTGCCGGCAAGACCACGACGATCAATATGCTCACCGGGCTGGCCCGCCCGGATGCCGGTTCCATCCGGATCGGCGGCATCGACTGTTCCGGCAATCCGCGAGCCGCACAGCATCTGGTGGGCGTCGTTCCCGATGAGAGCAACCTTTATCCGGAGTTGACCGGGTACGAAAATTTGTGTTTCTGTGCCGCGCTGTACGGCCTGGCGAAACGCGAACGCGAGGAGCGGGCCCGCGGTCTGCTGGAGGATTTCGGCCTGACCCGGGCGGCCGACCGCAAGTTCGCCGGATACTCCAAAGGCATGAAGCGCAAACTCACCATCGCCGCCGGGATCATTCACCGGCCGGATATTCTTTTTCTGGACGAACCGACCACCGGCATCGACGTGGCCAGCGCCAGGCAGCTTCGGCAGCTGGTTTCCGATCTACACCGCAAAGGCACCACCATTTTTTTGACCACCCACTACATCGAGGAGGCCGAGCGGCTTTGCGACCGCATCGCCTTTATCGTGGAGGGCCGCATCGTTCGCATCGCGACGGTGGCGGATCTGATCCAGCCGCTGCAGGCCAAGCAGAACCTGCAGCTGGCCTGCGCGAATCCTGTGGACCGTATCCCGGCAGAGATTGGCAGCCGCTTTCCCGATTTCGAATTCTCCCTTACAAAAAAAGGCTGCATTCGGGTGGCGTCGGACGGCCCCATCGGCGTGGGGCCGCTGGTGCGTTTTCTGGAGGACAGTGGCAACGTCGTCACCGAAGCCCGGCGGCTGCGGCCCTCCCTGGAAGATGTCTTCATGCAGATCACCGGCCTGGAAGCCGACGTCATGCGCAAAGAGAAGGAGAAAGGGGGCAAGCGAAAATGA
- the map gene encoding type I methionyl aminopeptidase — MKKKKAEPGKISRNAPCPCGSGKKYKQCCLNKPASPPPDDLQYAKRHRIRIKTPEQIQGIRRAGRLVIETLDLVAGHIRPGTVTEDLNTLVHDFTIRHGAVPAPLNYRGFPKSVCVSINEVICHGIPGSRVLEDGDIVNVDITSILEGYYADASQMFFVGTPGPDARKLVEVTRRSLAIGMETVKPGNSVGDIGYAIQSYAERQGCSVVREFVGHGVGLDFHEAPQIPHYGRPGTGVKLMPGMVFTIEPMINLGKKELVVLDDGWTAVTKDGSLSAQFEQTLVVTETGYESLTPYPL; from the coding sequence GTGAAAAAAAAGAAAGCCGAACCGGGAAAAATCAGCCGGAATGCCCCCTGCCCCTGCGGAAGTGGCAAAAAATACAAGCAGTGCTGCCTCAACAAACCCGCATCCCCCCCACCCGATGACCTGCAATACGCAAAAAGGCACCGCATCCGCATCAAGACACCCGAGCAGATCCAGGGAATCCGCAGGGCCGGGCGCCTGGTCATCGAAACCCTAGATCTGGTGGCCGGCCATATCCGCCCGGGTACGGTTACCGAAGACCTTAACACCCTAGTTCACGATTTCACCATCCGCCATGGTGCCGTCCCCGCTCCGTTGAATTACCGGGGGTTTCCCAAAAGCGTGTGCGTGAGCATCAACGAGGTGATCTGTCACGGCATTCCCGGCAGCCGGGTACTCGAGGATGGCGACATCGTCAATGTGGATATCACCTCTATCCTGGAAGGCTATTATGCCGATGCGAGCCAGATGTTTTTCGTCGGCACACCCGGTCCCGATGCCCGCAAGCTCGTCGAGGTCACCCGCCGGAGTCTGGCCATCGGCATGGAAACCGTTAAGCCGGGCAACTCGGTGGGCGATATCGGCTACGCCATCCAGTCCTACGCAGAACGGCAGGGCTGCTCGGTCGTCCGCGAATTCGTTGGCCACGGTGTGGGCCTGGATTTCCACGAAGCACCGCAGATTCCTCACTACGGCAGGCCGGGAACCGGCGTTAAACTGATGCCGGGCATGGTGTTCACCATCGAGCCGATGATCAATCTCGGCAAAAAGGAACTCGTCGTTCTCGACGACGGTTGGACGGCGGTGACCAAGGACGGTTCCCTCTCTGCCCAGTTCGAACAGACCCTGGTAGTGACCGAAACCGGCTACGAAAGCCTTACACCTTACCCACTGTAG
- a CDS encoding integration host factor subunit alpha, which produces MSLTKAQIVENIQDQTGLTKIKATETVETLLEIIKDSLSSGENVLVSGFGKFCVKEKKKRKGRNPATGDEMMLSERRVVTFKCSGKLRDKIN; this is translated from the coding sequence ATGAGCCTGACAAAAGCGCAGATCGTGGAAAATATCCAGGATCAGACCGGACTCACCAAAATCAAAGCGACCGAAACCGTCGAGACCCTGCTCGAAATCATAAAAGATTCCCTGTCATCGGGAGAAAACGTTTTGGTCAGCGGGTTCGGAAAGTTCTGTGTGAAGGAAAAGAAGAAACGCAAAGGCAGAAACCCGGCCACGGGAGACGAGATGATGCTATCCGAGCGCCGGGTGGTTACATTTAAATGCTCCGGCAAATTGCGCGACAAAATCAATTGA